A region of the Sideroxydans lithotrophicus ES-1 genome:
CGGGGGGGCGTTGTGGCTGGCACCGTATTTCGACCCGCCCATCCTGGCGCTGGCGTGGGCGGTGTTCATCGCAGGATTTGTGCAACTTGCATTCCAGATACCGTTCCTGAAACAAATCGGCATGCTGCCGCGCATCCGCTTCAGCCTGAAGGATGCAGGCATGCGCCGCGTCATCCGGCAGATGGGGCCGGCCATGTTCGGCGTGTCCATCGCGCAGATCAGTCTCATCATCAACACCATCTTCGCCTCGTTCCTGGTGGCAGGCAGCGTGTCCTGGCTGTATTACGCCGACCGCCTGATGGAATTCCCGTCCGGCCTGCTGGGGGCGGCGCTCGGCACCATCCTGCTGCCTTCGCTTTCCAGGCATCATGCCGACAACAGCACAGCGGAATATTCCAGGTTGCTGGATTGGGGATTGCGCCTCGTCTTCATGCTCACGCTGCCGGCTGCGCTGGCGCTGGGCATGATCGCAGTGCCTTTGCTGGCGACGTTCTTCCAGCATGGCGCATTCGTCGCCAACGATGTGCTGATGACGCGCAACGCACTGGTCGGCTACAGCGTCGGGTTGATCGGTCTCATCGCTGTAAAAGTGCTTGCTCCAGGTTTCTATGCGCGGCAGGACATAAGAACCCCGGTCAAGATCGGTATCGCCACGCTGGTCGCCACGCAGTTGATGAATCTGCTGTTCGTGTTCGGCCTGCAATTGCACCACGCGGGGCTGGCACTAGCCATTGGTCTCGGTGCCTGTTTCAATTCTTCAGTGCTGTTCTATTTTCTGCGCAAACGCGGCATCTACCAGCCCGAGCCGGGATGGGGTGGATTCTTCCTCAAGCTTTGCGTCGCCCTGCTGGCGCTGGCCTTGACGCTCTGGCTCGGCATGGGGGGCGAACAGCACTGGCTGACCACGCATGGATGGACGCGTATCATCCACCTTTCCTGGCTGGTGCTGCTGGGCGTGGTGGTGTACTTTGCAGTGCTTTTCGCGCTGGGTTTCCGTCTCAGGGATTTCTCGAAGCGCGGGGCAAGCTGATCAGGTTTGCCTTTGATCCAGGGCGGATTACAGCGTGACCTGAACCGTTGTTGTCGCATACCGAATAAGAATAAGCACGCCAAACGTGCAAATGCTCTGCCAGTATCTGTTGCGTCAAGGCCATGGGGGAATGAGCGTGGTTACACAAAGAACCGAAGGGTATCCTGTCCTGATCATCGGAGCCGGGCGAGGTGGATCTGCACTGCTGGAGATGTTCCTGGAAGACAGTCTGGTGAGGGTCGTCGGTATTGCGGATTCGAATCCCGATGCGCACGGGATCCAGCTGGCAAAAGACCGCGGCATTCCCACCTATGGCGATGCAGTCAAGGCCCTGCAGGCCTGCAAGGACTATCCCGACTGCATCGTGTACAACTTGTCGCATGACGATGCGATCGCTGAAGAGGCTTACAAGGTCTTCGGCGACAGGCGCGTGGCCAGCGGTCCCGAGGTCAAGCTGTTCTGGCAGATGGTCACCAACCTGAAACAGATCAAGGTCGACCTGGAGAAGAGCCAGGATCAGCTGCAATCCGTCATCAGCAACGTGATGGACGGCATCATCACGATCAACGAGTCGGGGCTGATCCAGGGGTTCAACCCCGCCGCCGAGGATATCTTCGGCTATTCGCAGCAGGAAGCATTGGGCAAGAACGTCAATATGCTGATGCCGGAGCCTCACCATAGCCTGCATGACACCTATATCGACCGGTATTTGCATACCGGTCAGGCCAGCATACTCGGCATACGCGGCCGGGAGACGAGTGCCATCAAAAAGAACGGCGAAGAATTCCCGATGGAAATATCTATTTCCGAGATGGTATTGGGCGGACATCGCTATTTCATCGGCATCGTGCGTGATATCACGGAGCGCAAAAAAGCCGAGCAGAAGATCGCGCATTTGGCCCACTATGATTATCTGACCGACC
Encoded here:
- the murJ gene encoding murein biosynthesis integral membrane protein MurJ encodes the protein MNLLKALAAVSSLTLVSRILAFVRDVLIARIFGAGMATDAFFVAFKLPNLLRRMFAEGAFSQAFVPIFGEYKNRKSPEETKLLVDHVATLLAIILFIVTLVGIVAAPILVYINAPGFAKEPGKFELTVQLLRITSPYIFFISLVAVAAAILNTYNKFWVPAFAPILLNLCFIGGALWLAPYFDPPILALAWAVFIAGFVQLAFQIPFLKQIGMLPRIRFSLKDAGMRRVIRQMGPAMFGVSIAQISLIINTIFASFLVAGSVSWLYYADRLMEFPSGLLGAALGTILLPSLSRHHADNSTAEYSRLLDWGLRLVFMLTLPAALALGMIAVPLLATFFQHGAFVANDVLMTRNALVGYSVGLIGLIAVKVLAPGFYARQDIRTPVKIGIATLVATQLMNLLFVFGLQLHHAGLALAIGLGACFNSSVLFYFLRKRGIYQPEPGWGGFFLKLCVALLALALTLWLGMGGEQHWLTTHGWTRIIHLSWLVLLGVVVYFAVLFALGFRLRDFSKRGAS
- a CDS encoding diguanylate cyclase domain-containing protein: MVTQRTEGYPVLIIGAGRGGSALLEMFLEDSLVRVVGIADSNPDAHGIQLAKDRGIPTYGDAVKALQACKDYPDCIVYNLSHDDAIAEEAYKVFGDRRVASGPEVKLFWQMVTNLKQIKVDLEKSQDQLQSVISNVMDGIITINESGLIQGFNPAAEDIFGYSQQEALGKNVNMLMPEPHHSLHDTYIDRYLHTGQASILGIRGRETSAIKKNGEEFPMEISISEMVLGGHRYFIGIVRDITERKKAEQKIAHLAHYDYLTDLPNRALMLDVLDHSVALAKRNKHKVAVLFIDLDGFKNINDTLGHDAGDLLLKGVSGRLRQTIRGSDTVARVGGDEFIVVLDNVGSDRNAALVADKIIMSLTEAFDLKGTSSFIGASIGISLYPDDEKDSIKLIKLADEAMYLAKQSGKNTYRFSREVAAVRQGD